One Myotis daubentonii chromosome 3, mMyoDau2.1, whole genome shotgun sequence genomic window carries:
- the C3H1orf50 gene encoding uncharacterized protein C1orf50 homolog: MEDAATPGRSEGVPENQVRSATDRGGALVELTPNPGGLALVSPYHTHRAGDPLDLVALAEQVQKADEFVRANATNKLTVIAEQIQHLQEQARKVLEDARRDADLHHIACNIVKKPGNIYYLYQRESGQQYFSIISPKEWGTSCPHDFIGAYKLQHDLSWTPYEDMEKQDAKISIVDKLLNQPMALPPTPDPNFQGLTH; this comes from the exons ATGGAGGACGCAGCGACGCCCGGGCGGAGTGAGGGAGTCCCTGAAAACCAAGTTCGTTCGGCGACAGATCGGGGAG GAGCCCTGGTGGAGCTCACCCCGAACCCCGGCGGCCTGGCCCTGGTGAGCCCGTACCACACCCACCGGGCCGGGGACCCTTTAGACCTCGTGGCGCTCGCAGAGCAAGTACAGAAG GCTGATGAATTCGTCCGGGCAAATGCCACCAACAAGCTAACAGTGATAGCTGAGCAAATCCAGCATTTGCAAGAACAAGCCAGGAAG GTATTAGAAGATGCTCGCAGAGATGCTGACTTGCACCACATAGCTTGTAATATAGTGAAAAAACCTGGCAACATTTACTACCTTTATCAACGGGAGAGTGGTCAGcagtatttttctattatttctccAAAG GAATGGGGAACGAGTTGTCCACATGACTTCATTGGTGCCTACAAGCTACAGCATGACTTGTCCTGGACTCCCTATGAGGACATGGAGAAGCAAGATGCTAAAATCAGCATAGTGGACAAATTGCTAAACCAGCCAATGGCCCTGCCTCCAACGCCTGACCCCAACTTCCAGGGACTGACTCACTGA